The Mannheimia pernigra sequence AGGCTACTCTTTAGGTGGGCGAACCGCACTTGATTACACACTGAATATCAACAACCAATACTTGCGTGGCTCTGTGCTAGAAGGCACAAATATTGGTCTCTCTTCAGAGTCAGAACGACGAGCTCGCTGGCAAAATGATTGCCAATGGGCGAATCGTTTCAACCAAGAGACTATCGAAAATGTACTTGACGATTGGTATCAGCAAGCTATTTTTTCAGATTTAATCGATACTGAAAGAGAAAGTTATATCAACAGCCGCAAACATAATCAAGGCAAACTTATTGCCCAAATGTTAAAAGCAACTAGCCTTGCTAAGCAGCCATACTATGCCAAACAATTAACATTGACAGATAAAAACATTATCTTTTTTATTGGAGAAAAAGATAAAAAATTCCGCCAAATGGCAGAGCAAAATCAACTCCCTGTGCAAATTATTTCAAATGCAGGGCATAATGCCCATAGAGGGAATGCGGAAGATTTTGCAAGGAAATTGATCACTTTTATTGAAAAGTAGCCAACCTGTTTAAATATTGAATTTAACTCTCTCCTTGCAATCTCTGCAACAGCCGATCCATTGCTCGATAACCTAAAGCTTCGGCTAAATGAGCTTGCTGAATATTCTCTTCGCCAGATAAATCAGCAATAGTGCGAGAAACTTTTAAAATGCGATGGTAAGCTCGTACAGATAATCCTAGCTTGGTTAAAGCATTTTCTAAAAATAACGCATCTTGTTCTGATAATTTACAATCTCGCTCAATTTCTCGCGTCGTGAGCTGAGAATTTATTTTTCCTGCTCGTTCAAATTGCATTTTTCTCGCT is a genomic window containing:
- the menH gene encoding 2-succinyl-6-hydroxy-2,4-cyclohexadiene-1-carboxylate synthase, with protein sequence MLSYQWHAKQGTPVVFLHGLLGSQQDWQGVISLLQNCQKIRPLTLDLPFHGLSQQIACADFLALRMQLNTTLTSVIGSQPFYLVGYSLGGRTALDYTLNINNQYLRGSVLEGTNIGLSSESERRARWQNDCQWANRFNQETIENVLDDWYQQAIFSDLIDTERESYINSRKHNQGKLIAQMLKATSLAKQPYYAKQLTLTDKNIIFFIGEKDKKFRQMAEQNQLPVQIISNAGHNAHRGNAEDFARKLITFIEK